A window of Brevibacterium ihuae contains these coding sequences:
- the ilvN gene encoding acetolactate synthase small subunit has product MSRHTLSVLVENKPGVLARLTGLIARRGFNIHSLAVGTTEIEAFSRITVVVDVADVPLEQVTKQLNKLVNVIKIVELEPEVSVRRAHMIFKVRADAATRAQIAAAVDMFRAHIIDVAPDAVSIEATGEQSKLDALRLVLEPFGIKEIVQSGTVAIARGPKSITDKAPRVG; this is encoded by the coding sequence ATGAGTCGTCACACACTGTCCGTCCTGGTGGAGAACAAGCCGGGCGTGCTTGCCCGGCTCACCGGCCTCATCGCCCGCCGCGGATTCAACATCCACTCGCTCGCCGTGGGCACCACGGAGATCGAGGCGTTCTCGCGGATCACCGTGGTCGTCGACGTCGCCGACGTCCCGCTCGAGCAGGTGACCAAGCAGCTCAACAAGCTCGTCAACGTCATCAAGATCGTCGAGCTCGAGCCCGAGGTGTCGGTGCGGCGCGCGCACATGATCTTCAAGGTCCGGGCGGACGCGGCGACGCGGGCGCAGATCGCGGCGGCCGTCGACATGTTCCGGGCGCACATCATCGACGTCGCCCCCGACGCGGTGTCGATCGAGGCGACCGGCGAGCAGTCGAAGCTCGACGCCCTCCGCCTCGTCCTCGAGCCCTTCGGCATCAAGGAGATCGTGCAGTCGGGCACCGTGGCGATCGCCCGCGGCCCGAAGTCGATCACCGACAAGGCCCCGCGGGTGGGCTGA